From the genome of Methylomonas sp. UP202, one region includes:
- a CDS encoding TetR/AcrR family transcriptional regulator, giving the protein MSIQSSKVRERILSAATELLAAQGIRATGIDCIVRSANASKMSLYKYFPSKEALIVACLEKYDAGLWSWFVEQVERKAPTPKDQLLAIFEVHAGWLTRPDFQGCPLINTAAEFPDQSHPVHQASAAFYRRLQHHMTDLSARAGARFPERLAGQLRALFEGAIVSEQLQRNSGVAVDARLAAEILIVSSIE; this is encoded by the coding sequence ATGTCTATTCAATCCTCAAAGGTGCGCGAACGAATCTTGTCGGCGGCGACCGAGCTGCTAGCCGCCCAAGGTATTAGAGCTACCGGCATCGATTGCATCGTCCGCTCGGCGAATGCCTCCAAGATGAGTCTGTACAAGTATTTTCCTTCCAAGGAGGCATTGATCGTGGCTTGCCTAGAAAAATACGATGCCGGATTGTGGTCTTGGTTTGTCGAGCAAGTTGAACGCAAGGCGCCGACGCCGAAAGACCAGCTATTGGCTATTTTCGAAGTTCATGCCGGATGGTTGACCCGTCCTGATTTCCAAGGCTGCCCATTGATCAACACAGCCGCGGAATTCCCCGATCAAAGCCATCCTGTGCATCAAGCATCCGCCGCGTTTTATCGCAGGCTACAACACCATATGACCGATTTGTCGGCACGGGCCGGCGCACGGTTTCCGGAACGGCTGGCGGGGCAACTCCGTGCCTTGTTCGAAGGCGCCATCGTCTCCGAACAATTGCAGCGCAATTCCGGCGTGGCCGTCGATGCCAGGTTGGCCGCCGAGATACTGATAGTAAGCAGCATCGAATGA
- a CDS encoding PaaI family thioesterase yields the protein MSFVTKPCAGLSGLDQLRALMASGRKPGILVSLDFELVEVDFGKAVFAGRPGEHAYNPLGTVHGGYAATLLDSACGCAVHSRLTEKQAYTTLELKTSYHKAMTKHTGLVRAEGTVLTLGRRAAFAEARLIDAEGRLYASATSTLLIFGREAKR from the coding sequence ATGAGTTTTGTGACCAAACCCTGCGCCGGACTCAGTGGCTTAGATCAGTTGCGTGCCCTGATGGCCTCGGGGCGGAAGCCGGGAATTCTGGTGTCGCTGGATTTCGAGCTGGTGGAAGTCGACTTCGGTAAAGCCGTCTTTGCCGGCAGACCCGGCGAACATGCTTATAACCCGCTAGGCACCGTGCATGGCGGCTATGCGGCCACCTTGCTGGATTCCGCCTGCGGCTGTGCCGTCCATTCCAGACTCACCGAAAAGCAGGCGTACACCACCTTGGAGTTGAAGACTTCCTATCACAAGGCGATGACCAAGCACACGGGCTTAGTCAGAGCGGAAGGCACTGTTCTAACGCTAGGGAGGCGAGCCGCTTTTGCCGAGGCTCGGCTGATAGACGCCGAAGGCCGGCTCTATGCCTCGGCGACATCGACGTTATTGATCTTCGGGCGAGAGGCTAAGCGATGA
- a CDS encoding oxidoreductase → MNTKHHAVALITGASSGIGLVTAKALQKAGYRVFGTSRKADASVDGITMLSCDVTDEASVNNTVAEVLRQAGRIDLLVNNAGVGLLGGAEESSTAQAQALFDVNLFGITRVTNAVLPTMRNQGKGRIVNISSALGFIPAPYNALYAATKHAVEGYSESLDHELRSFGIRVVLVEPGYTRTAFESSLTKPDQPLAVYDSVRTGMEALMRKGVNAGDAPEVVADTVLKAATAAAPKRRYTAGKQATQVRFLRRFLPEALVDRSLRQFNQLPIV, encoded by the coding sequence ATGAACACTAAACACCATGCCGTAGCCTTGATCACCGGTGCATCCTCGGGCATTGGACTGGTAACGGCCAAGGCCCTGCAAAAAGCGGGTTACCGGGTATTCGGCACCAGCCGCAAGGCAGATGCAAGCGTCGACGGCATCACCATGCTGAGTTGCGACGTGACCGACGAAGCTTCGGTAAACAACACGGTAGCCGAGGTATTGAGGCAGGCCGGACGCATCGACCTGTTGGTCAATAATGCCGGCGTCGGCTTGCTCGGAGGGGCGGAAGAGTCGTCAACCGCTCAGGCTCAGGCCTTGTTCGACGTCAACCTGTTCGGCATTACCCGCGTGACCAATGCCGTGTTGCCGACCATGCGCAACCAAGGGAAAGGCAGAATCGTCAATATCAGCTCAGCCCTTGGTTTTATCCCTGCGCCTTACAACGCACTGTATGCCGCGACCAAGCATGCGGTCGAAGGCTATTCCGAATCGCTGGACCACGAACTGCGCAGCTTCGGCATCCGGGTTGTTTTGGTTGAACCGGGATATACCCGCACCGCGTTCGAATCCAGCTTAACCAAGCCCGATCAACCGCTGGCCGTCTACGACTCGGTGCGTACCGGCATGGAAGCGCTGATGCGCAAGGGCGTGAACGCGGGCGATGCTCCGGAGGTGGTCGCCGATACGGTGTTGAAAGCCGCGACTGCCGCGGCTCCCAAAAGGCGTTATACCGCCGGAAAACAGGCAACCCAAGTGCGTTTTCTGCGCCGTTTCCTCCCGGAAGCCTTGGTAGACAGGAGCTTGCGCCAGTTTAACCAGCTGCCGATAGTCTGA
- a CDS encoding helix-turn-helix domain-containing protein, with the protein MNDKNICADPCPIARCLAFLGDAWSLLILRDAHFGLTRFDQFRKSLGIAPTMLTRRLATLTEEGMLEKRLYSERPPREEYVLTDAGRDFLPVLVMIGAWGHQYRGGGPLVRIQDVETGEDIKPVTIDAVTGARIGTRPLRFVLPDVD; encoded by the coding sequence ATGAACGACAAAAATATTTGCGCGGACCCTTGTCCGATCGCTCGCTGCCTGGCTTTTCTGGGTGACGCCTGGAGCTTGTTGATTCTGCGGGACGCCCATTTCGGCCTGACCCGCTTCGATCAATTTCGAAAAAGTCTCGGCATCGCACCGACGATGCTGACCCGGCGCCTGGCGACGCTGACGGAGGAAGGTATGCTGGAAAAGCGGCTGTATTCGGAGCGGCCGCCGCGCGAGGAGTATGTGTTGACCGATGCCGGCCGGGATTTTCTGCCGGTGCTGGTCATGATCGGGGCTTGGGGGCACCAGTATCGCGGCGGCGGACCGCTGGTGCGGATTCAGGATGTCGAAACGGGGGAAGATATTAAGCCGGTGACCATCGACGCGGTCACGGGGGCAAGGATAGGAACTCGCCCGCTACGCTTTGTGTTGCCTGATGTCGACTGA
- the pmbA gene encoding metalloprotease PmbA: MQNQQEINRLKDVVQQLLDEAKRQGADAAEAGFSIDNGLSVSARLGEVETIEYHCDQGIGVTVYFGKQKGSASTNDISAASLTETVKAACSIARYASADDFAGLPDPEDLARSAVDLDIYHPWAIEASQAIELAVACENAAREYDAAISNSEGATVNSHSGTRVFGNSQGFLQGYQSSRHSLSCSVLAGANDGMQRDYWYSVARNPQFLDAPELVGRKAAQRTVARLGARSLSTRQCPVLFAAEMASGLIGALIGAVSGGNLYRKSSFLLDSLHTQVMPDFVRIHEEPLLPGALGSASYDAEGVTTQARDIVRGGVLESYVLSTYSARKLGMRTTGNAGGVHNLIVEPGERDFAGMLALLDTGLLVTELMGQGINRVTGDYSRGASGFWVENGQIQYPVQEITIAGNLKNMLRNVVGIGNDVDMRGNLRVGSILLEQMAIAGE; the protein is encoded by the coding sequence TTGCAAAATCAACAAGAAATCAATCGCTTAAAAGATGTCGTTCAGCAACTGTTGGACGAAGCCAAGCGCCAAGGCGCCGATGCCGCGGAGGCGGGCTTCAGCATCGACAACGGTTTATCGGTATCGGCCCGCTTGGGCGAAGTCGAAACCATCGAGTATCACTGCGACCAGGGAATCGGTGTCACGGTTTACTTTGGCAAGCAAAAAGGTTCGGCCAGCACCAACGATATTTCCGCCGCGTCGTTGACCGAAACGGTTAAGGCGGCCTGCAGCATCGCCCGCTACGCCAGTGCCGACGATTTCGCCGGCCTGCCTGACCCGGAGGACTTGGCGCGATCGGCGGTCGATCTGGATATTTACCACCCTTGGGCAATCGAAGCCTCGCAAGCCATCGAGTTGGCGGTGGCGTGCGAGAACGCGGCGCGCGAGTACGATGCGGCGATCAGCAATTCGGAAGGCGCCACCGTCAACAGTCATTCCGGAACGCGGGTGTTCGGTAATTCGCAGGGTTTTTTGCAAGGTTATCAATCCAGCCGGCACTCGTTGAGCTGTTCGGTGCTGGCCGGTGCCAACGACGGCATGCAGCGCGATTATTGGTATAGCGTGGCGCGCAATCCGCAATTCTTGGACGCGCCGGAGTTGGTGGGACGCAAGGCGGCGCAACGGACGGTGGCCCGATTGGGCGCCCGCAGCCTGAGCACGCGGCAATGTCCGGTATTGTTCGCGGCGGAAATGGCGTCGGGTTTGATAGGTGCCTTGATCGGCGCGGTCAGCGGCGGCAATTTATACCGTAAGTCGTCGTTTTTGCTCGACTCCCTGCACACTCAAGTAATGCCGGATTTCGTCCGCATTCATGAAGAACCCTTGCTGCCAGGCGCGTTGGGCAGTGCCAGTTACGATGCCGAAGGTGTGACCACTCAGGCCCGAGACATTGTGCGTGGCGGCGTCCTGGAATCCTATGTACTGAGTACTTATTCGGCGCGCAAACTGGGTATGCGCACCACCGGCAATGCCGGCGGCGTGCATAATCTGATCGTCGAACCGGGCGAACGCGATTTCGCCGGTATGTTGGCTTTGCTGGATACCGGTTTGCTGGTCACCGAGTTGATGGGGCAGGGCATCAACCGGGTGACGGGCGACTACTCGCGCGGTGCGTCGGGTTTCTGGGTCGAAAATGGCCAAATTCAATATCCGGTGCAGGAAATCACGATCGCCGGGAACCTGAAAAACATGTTGCGCAACGTCGTTGGGATCGGCAACGACGTGGATATGCGCGGCAATCTGCGAGTCGGCTCTATCCTGTTGGAGCAGATGGCCATAGCGGGTGAATAA
- the tldD gene encoding metalloprotease TldD yields the protein MSLLDQVTDSILAANGLQVQDVDRVMAALLGAPVDAADIYFQSSHFESWSLEGGIVKEGSHSIEHGAGVRVVSGDKTGFAYSDRIELPILLEAANNVKAIVRQGQNTRHRIDTAASWPSLYQPMNPLKSLDDQAKIDLLKRVDSETRKLDSRIEEVMVSLVAAYDTVLIADQDGGLVADVRPLVRMNVSVIMVEDGRREQGSMGGGGRSDYSYFLEGDRAFDYGREAVRQAQVNLQAGEAPAGNMTVVLGAGWPGILLHEAIGHGLEGDFNRKGTSAFSGRVGERVASDLCTVVDDGTLPGRRGSLSIDDEGTPTENTVLIENGILRGYMQDRLNAHLMGVKPTGNGRRESYAHLPMPRMTNTYMLPGQSDPEEIIRSVSKGLYARNFGGGQVDITSGKFVFSASEAYLIENGKITRPVKGATLIGNGPDVLTKVSMVGNDMQLDSGVGTCGKDGQSVPVGVGQPTLKIDGLTVGGTGV from the coding sequence ATGTCCCTACTCGATCAAGTTACCGACTCCATCCTGGCCGCAAACGGCCTGCAAGTTCAAGACGTAGACCGGGTGATGGCCGCTCTGCTGGGCGCGCCGGTCGATGCCGCCGACATTTATTTTCAATCCAGCCATTTCGAATCCTGGTCGCTCGAGGGCGGCATCGTCAAGGAAGGCAGTCATTCGATCGAGCACGGCGCCGGCGTGCGGGTGGTCAGCGGCGATAAAACCGGTTTTGCCTATAGCGACCGTATCGAACTGCCGATCTTGCTGGAAGCGGCCAACAACGTTAAAGCCATCGTCCGACAAGGCCAAAATACCCGGCACCGCATCGATACCGCGGCGAGTTGGCCGAGTTTGTACCAGCCGATGAATCCGTTGAAATCGCTTGACGACCAGGCCAAGATCGATCTGCTGAAGCGGGTGGATAGCGAAACCCGTAAACTGGACAGCCGGATCGAGGAAGTCATGGTTAGTCTGGTGGCGGCCTACGACACGGTGTTGATCGCGGATCAGGATGGCGGCTTGGTTGCCGACGTCAGGCCGCTGGTCAGGATGAACGTATCGGTGATCATGGTCGAAGACGGCCGTCGCGAACAAGGCAGCATGGGCGGCGGCGGTCGTAGCGATTACAGCTATTTTCTGGAGGGCGATCGCGCCTTCGATTACGGCCGGGAGGCGGTGCGCCAGGCTCAGGTCAATTTGCAAGCCGGCGAGGCGCCGGCCGGCAACATGACGGTGGTGTTGGGGGCCGGCTGGCCGGGCATTTTGCTGCACGAAGCGATCGGACACGGTCTGGAAGGCGACTTTAACCGCAAGGGCACCTCCGCTTTCAGTGGGCGGGTCGGCGAACGGGTGGCATCGGACTTATGCACGGTCGTCGACGACGGCACGCTGCCGGGGCGGCGCGGTTCGCTCAGTATCGACGACGAAGGCACGCCGACCGAGAATACGGTATTGATCGAAAACGGCATCCTGCGCGGTTACATGCAGGACCGGTTGAACGCCCATTTGATGGGGGTCAAGCCGACCGGTAACGGCCGCCGCGAATCCTACGCCCACTTGCCGATGCCGCGGATGACCAATACCTACATGCTGCCGGGGCAAAGCGATCCGGAAGAAATCATCCGCTCGGTGTCCAAGGGGTTGTATGCCCGCAATTTCGGCGGCGGACAGGTTGACATTACCTCCGGCAAATTTGTGTTCTCGGCTAGCGAAGCCTACTTAATAGAAAACGGCAAAATTACCCGGCCGGTCAAGGGCGCAACCTTGATCGGCAACGGTCCCGACGTGCTGACCAAGGTTTCCATGGTCGGTAACGACATGCAACTCGATAGCGGCGTCGGCACCTGTGGTAAGGACGGGCAGAGCGTGCCGGTCGGCGTTGGTCAGCCGACCCTGAAAATTGACGGTTTGACCGTCGGCGGGACCGGCGTTTAA